The genomic interval TCCAGATTTCACAGCAGGGATCACGAATACTTTCACTTATAAAAACTTGTCTTTATCCTTTATGATTGATATCAGACGGGGTGGCGATATTTTCAACAATACAGAGAATGCGATGGTTTATTCAGGTACCAGTAAAAAGACACTGGACAGAACGACCAGAGTTTTTGATGGAATCATAGAATCTACGGGCCTGGTGAATACAAAAAGCATCAATCTTGATCAGAATTATTATCAAACATTATATGCTAAACAAGGATACGATTTTGTGGAAGATGGCAGCTGGTATCGCCTTCGCTATGCTACAGTAAGTTATAGCTTTCCAAAAGCAAGGATTAAGGGGATTGGATTATCCAATTTACAGGTCTCATTAACTGGCCGTAACCTGATTCTGATCACTAATTATTCTGGTTCAGATCCTGAAGTTTCAGGCAGCGGGGCCGGAGTAAATGGTTCGGGTTCTTTTGGGTTTGACAACCTGGGTATCCCGGCAACAAGAGGATTTGATCTGGGTTTGAGATTATCATTTTAATATTATCAATCATGAAAGCATTATATATAAAAGTTATTTCTGTTTTAAGCCTTGCTGCTTTAACACTGGTGACGTCCTGTAAAAAATACCTGGATGTGAATACAGATCCAAATAATCCAACCTCAGTTTCTGCTGCAAATCGTCTGGTTGGTGCAATTACCACTACTAACGGCGCTGCAATGTGGCGTGGTTCCAGAGAGATTGCCGGATTAGTACAATATGGAACCACACAGTTAAATACCGGAACCAATAGAAACGCAGAACAGTGGCGTTATACGGCCTCTTATTTTTTCTGGCAAAATGCCTATGTCTATACGATGCCGAACTGCGTCGATCTGATCAATTTGGGTGAGACTGAGGGTAACCCCCATTTCACAGGAGCAGGAAAAACACTGCTTGCATTAAATCTCGGCATGTTAACAGATCAATATGGTTCAATTGTGGTGAATGATTTTTACAATGGAGTTTCAGGAATCAATCTCGTTCCTTCATTTGATGACCAGCAAACGGCTTATCAACGCATTCAAACCTTACTGGATGAGGCAATCGTCTCTTTTGATGGCACTAATAAAACTGCCGCCCTGAATTCCAAAAATGGAGATATCCTCTACCAGGGAGACGTGAGTAAATGGAAACGTTTTGCTTATGCGCTGAAAGCACGCTATCTGAATCATTTAACAAAAAAGACAGCACTTTATAATCCGGCAAAAGTAATAGAAGCTTGCGAAAATGCTTTTAATGCAGATGGTATGGATGCACAGTTTGACTATATCGCTGGTGCATTGCAAACTGATGAGAGTCCATGGTCAAGCTGGGGTGGTTTTACAAGTACTACAGATCCAAGGTACTTTACATGGAGCCAGTTTTTTGTCAATATGCTAACCAGCTTCCCGGTAACCAATAACATTTACCAGGATCCGCGCATCAAAAAGATTATGCTTCCCGCAGCATCTGATGGAAAGTACAGAGGGTTAAGGTCTGGAGGCGCTCTTGCTGGCGGACAGGGTATATTGGCAGATGGCTCAAATGGTGATGCGACCAAAACTGCGGTTGCTGATTATGGCCCTTTCAGTAAGAGTGGATATTATACGAATACCACCTCTCCATTCCCTTTTATTACTTATTCTGAAGTGAAATTAATCGAAGCTGAAGCTAAATTACGTTCCGGCAATATAGCTGGTGCTTTAACTGATTATGAATTGGGCGTGAAAGCTAACATGAGAAAGCTGGGCGTGAACGCTCAGGATATTAATGCGTATTGGACAGCACAGCTTAGTGATGGCCTCGTTTCACATTTCTCCAACCAGAGGCAGGGATTAAGTCATATTTTCCGTCAGAAGTATATTACGCAATGCTTAAATAATGAAACCTGGGTAGATATGCGCAGAATGGACTATAGCAAAGAGATTTATGGTCCCAGCCTTAAAAAACCGCTGAATATCAATACGACAATTTTCTCTTCAAACGATGCTGATCCATGGATTCAGGGGATGGTCTATGAGACAAATGAAGCGACAAGAAATCCGAAAAATGTAGCAGATAATTC from Pedobacter sp. WC2423 carries:
- a CDS encoding SusD/RagB family nutrient-binding outer membrane lipoprotein, which gives rise to MKALYIKVISVLSLAALTLVTSCKKYLDVNTDPNNPTSVSAANRLVGAITTTNGAAMWRGSREIAGLVQYGTTQLNTGTNRNAEQWRYTASYFFWQNAYVYTMPNCVDLINLGETEGNPHFTGAGKTLLALNLGMLTDQYGSIVVNDFYNGVSGINLVPSFDDQQTAYQRIQTLLDEAIVSFDGTNKTAALNSKNGDILYQGDVSKWKRFAYALKARYLNHLTKKTALYNPAKVIEACENAFNADGMDAQFDYIAGALQTDESPWSSWGGFTSTTDPRYFTWSQFFVNMLTSFPVTNNIYQDPRIKKIMLPAASDGKYRGLRSGGALAGGQGILADGSNGDATKTAVADYGPFSKSGYYTNTTSPFPFITYSEVKLIEAEAKLRSGNIAGALTDYELGVKANMRKLGVNAQDINAYWTAQLSDGLVSHFSNQRQGLSHIFRQKYITQCLNNETWVDMRRMDYSKEIYGPSLKKPLNINTTIFSSNDADPWIQGMVYETNEATRNPKNVADNSEKTRLLTPLWWNQP